In Candidatus Poribacteria bacterium, the DNA window CCCAGCCAGCTTCGTGCATCCAGTCGGCGCGATGTCCCGTCGCGCTCATAGGAGACCCCTTCCGCGTGACCCTCCTAGACGCCCCACCGTCGGCGCGCTTCGTCCATCGGAACCGTCTGTCCCGCGCTCCAGCCGTAGTGGGCGATGGGGTTCTCGCCGATCCATCGCTCATCGACCGGTTCGTCGGCTCGCTGGTAGCGCGTGTCGCAGCTCAGGCGGAAGCGCTTCTGTTCGTTGTTGAGCGAGCAGTGCATCAGGAACATGCCGAAGATCAGGGCATCGCCCGCCTGGAACTCGGACGTCAACAGCCGACCGCCGTATTGGTCGATTACGTCGATGGGATCATTGGAGAAGTTGCCCGTCACGTGGTCGCGGTCCACGTCCATCTTGCCGTACGTCTCCTTGATCTTCTCGAAGTGCTGGGAACCCTCCAGCAGCGCGAGCGGCGCGTGGTCGTACGGCACATCGCCCAAGGGCGTCCAGACCGTGTACACGTCGAGCGTGCCACGTCCCATGTACGGGATATCGTAGTGGAGCCCGGAG includes these proteins:
- a CDS encoding phytanoyl-CoA dioxygenase family protein — its product is MLLRMGNRELELGGKYLGSLRESNDVVGDPSALRARLEEDGYLLIRRLHDPAKVQAARRVYLENLKAGGKLDPARPMDEGAIAEGQRGAFLGGVKAISHKPDFLALVEAPELMQFFADLLDGPSLTYDFKWLRALGTGDNSGLHYDIPYMGRGTLDVYTVWTPLGDVPYDHAPLALLEGSQHFEKIKETYGKMDVDRDHVTGNFSNDPIDVIDQYGGRLLTSEFQAGDALIFGMFLMHCSLNNEQKRFRLSCDTRYQRADEPVDERWIGENPIAHYGWSAGQTVPMDEARRRWGV